A stretch of Henckelia pumila isolate YLH828 chromosome 4, ASM3356847v2, whole genome shotgun sequence DNA encodes these proteins:
- the LOC140864961 gene encoding uncharacterized protein: MDELTSKSELLTLARVCVELDLLKPRHDHIFIGLGDKIIDQRFIYESLPKYCTYCCHIGHGVDECFVNVRVPWPPSKAKNLADLRTVINEKRSKETFARVEENKLGSKEKGDNSDARRLVWKQVGSKKGKEKVGEGLDVRSPSLHDPSSSNGGNPRSLMPDQGLQKSNKFDPLMTYLSEEALVNKDHGVSGLVPNSLDVQQGEASDKFDPKVDNLANDRVLARDLDISQNILVPNRLDGLWQSSWVNGVFVQDCWDGLEEQHQSVQNGLAHQGVLEPAVNLDATGAEMVDQIGVDIELDQEVSDNVLVLYKGSHDALGEQEKSLEVSLNEEMPNNSEGGVIKCIKLLEYVPESVPDAVPDAVPEREKYTKRGQLDLRRELDRFLRLEIEL; this comes from the exons TgaattagatttattgaaaccGAGGCATGATCATATATTTATTGGGCTCGGTGACAAGATAATCGATCAAAGATTTATTTACGAGAGCCTTCCAAAGTATTGTACATATTGTTGTCACATTGGGCATGGAGTGGATGAGTGTTTTGTGAATGTTCGTGTTCCATGGCCTccttcaaaagcaaaaaatcTGGCGGACTTGAGGACTGTTATCAATGAAAAGAGGTCGAAAGAAACATTTGCTAGGGTAGAGGAAAACAAGCTTGGTTCGAAAGAAAAAGGTGATAATTCAGATGCTCGGAGGTTGGTTTGGAAACAGGTGGGTTCgaagaaaggaaaagagaaggtGGGTGaaggcttggatgttaggagtccATCATTGCATGACCCTTCAAGTTCAAATGGAGGTAATCCTAGGAGTCTGATGCCTGATCAGGGATTACAAAAATCTAACAAATTTGATCCTTTAATGACTTATCTTTCTGAGGAGGCTTTGGTCAATAAAGATCATGGTGTATCAGGTTTGGTCCCTAATTCCTTGGATGTTCAGCAGGGAGAAGCTTCTGACAAGTTTGATCCTAAGGTGGACAATCTTGCTAATGATCGGGTGCTTGCTAGAGATTTGGAtatttctcaaaatattttagtaCCCAATCGATTGGATGGTTTATGGCAGAGTTCTTGGGTAAATGGGGTGTTTGTCCAAGATTGTTGGGATGGTTTAGAAGAGCAACACCAGAGTGTGCAGAATGGGTTAGCCCATCAGGGGGTTTTGGAACCAGCGGTGAACCTTGATGCAACGGGTGCTGAGATGGTTGATCAAATAGGTGTGGATATCGAGCTGGATCAAGAAGTCAGTGATAATGTTTTGGTTCTATATAAAGGCTCGCATGATGCTTTAGGTGAGCAAGAGAAGTCGCTGGAGGTGTCATTGAATGAGGAAATGCCAAATAATTCAGAGGGTGGGGTGATAAAGTGTATTAAGCTTCTGGAATATGTTCCTGAATCTGTTCCAGATGCTGTTCCAGATGCTGTTCCGGAAAGGGAAAAATATACAAAGAGAGGACAATTAGACCTCCGAAGAGAACTAGATCGGTTCCTGCGTCTGGAAATAGAG TTGTGA